The Aythya fuligula isolate bAytFul2 chromosome 5, bAytFul2.pri, whole genome shotgun sequence sequence GCCTGGAAAAGTGACTCACTTACTTGGACAGTCTGCCCAAAGGATTCCCTTGGGAAAGGAAATCTCGGATCAATGCCTCTGGGAGGTTAGTTGGAAGGAAAAGTTATTCAGCTATTCTATTAACTAACTTTTGGACACAATTCCACTTCTTCCACCACTCCAGGTTTCCCAGATACACTTGAGTCAGTTTCTCCTTGCAGTCCCATTGCTCTGGGTTCACGCATGGGCTCCAAAAGTGAATCTTTTTATCCCAGTCAGAGTGGGACACGATGACCGTGCTCCCCAAGCTGCTAGTTGGCTAAGCTCACGTCTAGCCCCACACTATCGGTGCCAGGGTGGGGATGAAAGGTTTTGGACAGCAAATGAGAACAGTGCCGACAGCAGAACATTGCACAGGATTAGCTACCTGATACAATCCCTCTTGGAAACTGCCTAAACAGAGGCTCTCTGCCAGTACTGTGCTGAAATGACATCCTGTAGCAGGACCAGGCCAAGAAGTGTATGGTTAAGAGGCAGAACAGATACGTGGTTGTCCTGCTAGACTACAATGCACCAGCCTAAACGTGAATGGGAACAAGGAGCAGTGTGCAGGGTATGAGATACAGGGACTATGCTGCGCAGAAACTCAAAACCACAGATGTCAATACAGGAAAGAGCAAACATCCACACAGAACGGACAGCGAACTGAGCCCAAGGAAGACTCGCTTCAAGGAGCTGATGTGTGATACATCCTCTACCAGTAAGATGCACTCCACAGGCTACACACTAGACACTGGTCACTCCATTTGAGAGTGCCTCACTCAGGGAAGGAAAGGCTGTAAAGCCCTGAGCCCAGGACTGTTCCCCTACAGCTCACTCATTATGTGGATCAGCAAGCTTTTGGGAGGCTGCTTTAATCATATCAAAGTATGGTTTTATTCTCCAAAAAATTCCTACTTCTCTCACAGTCATCTCCCTGAAACGGCAGGCTGCTCTGAAGCTGCCTGTTGGAGGCAACAGCACTACGGCTCACCTTGCACTAGTAAGATTCTTCTTCAGGGAAAGTTCTAAGTGCCTTTTAAAGGTACAGACAGTTTGTATCTCTTTGTTCTTCTACTACAGTTAtccctcatttctttttcatccccAGACGTGTACCACCTTGATTTACTTGGAAAGTGTTTACATCCCCACCAGTCTAGCCTAGAGAAACATATACAgagattttcctgttttcttgtaGGATGGGTACTCAGCTTGATATTCCAGcagctttcttctcctttgcaaCTACTGAATTAATCTTAGCATACCTTGCTGCCTAGTACTAGTGATGAGAAAGGACATTCACTATTTCTGAGATGTGCAGATGCTGCTCCCTCTATCAATGCAGCAAGTCACATGTGCTGATCCATTGTCAGAAACGACAGATACACTTGGGAGTGAACAAGttgaaagaaagcttttgcCCTCTTAAATGAGGGCAGATTTTGGGCATGgctaaaaagaaacatttagcTCTTTGGAGAGCAGAAAGCCGAATATTCCCAAGTACAAGTAACACAGTGCCCTTTTGTGGCAGCTATTGGAACTACACATTTTTATGAGACGCCCCAGATTTTCTGTTGCAGATCACAAGTTGCAGTCCTTCTGTGGTTGCAGCAGCCTCTACTCTTCGGGTCACCTCCAGCACTCTCACTCTTCACTTGCAAGCTGCATATTGCTGGctgaaggagaaagcagaagagagagtTTGCCTTGAGCTCCCCCACATAGTGAAAAATTGGCAAAACATGCAAtcagctccttccctcctggAATATGGGACATCTCAGGCAGAAGACTGGGCCTGCTTGCTCCCCTCCTCCACCCTGTGCCCTCACCACATGGGCAAACCTGGCTGCAAACTCAGCCTGGAAGGGGAAGAAACCTCCCTAGAGCAAACCCAAACATAACTGTGGTCTGTGCTTGTTCTAGTCATATGGTACTGCTCTCTGCTGGACTACCGAGTTAACAGCTTgtcaagaaaaagcaaaaacaactaGAAGGCAGGCCACTGTCAAATTACATGGCTATGCAATTAAGAGTCAGGAGCCACCTTTCTCCCCAGGCAAGTCCATTTTGTTCATTAAACTGTAGGGAACAAATAGAATTGAGCCTTGCTTGCTGTCAGAACAACACAGTTTAGGCCAGATCATGCCAGGGACTACTCACAATCATAAACTCTTGCCAGGGATCTCTGAAGCAGGGAGGCCTGTCACTTTGGCTCGTTTGTACAGTTCTTCAGTGCACAGCTCTTCTGCTCCCTCGTGTTTGCGCTTTGGCGAAGCCTGGTCAGACTGCGGCAGTCTCACTgctggagaggaagaagagtcACTGCAACATTTCCTTTGGCTTTAGATCTCCTCACACGTATACCCTAGCCTAACATgccacagagctgggagcaaGGAGAATGTGCAATGTACAAGCACAGAAAGATGTTGCCATAGCCTTcttaaaagattttgaaatacttcttttaaaagcagaataattAAGTCCACCAGAACAAACATGAAAGTGTCCTCCTTTGATAGAGGAAAGCTTAATTACACCAGATTAGCCCTACAGTGATCTGCACTCCTCCCTTAAATGGCTGCATATGATCCCATATGAGCAGTAAGAGATTCACTATTCTTCAGCCCTTTTAGGCACGAAGGCTCACTGGGGACCTCTGAAGAAAGCCTAAAGGAAGATGAACATGATCTATAGTTTCCTAGCTACATCCTTCTCTTATTAAGAAAAGAATCTCTCTCCTGCCCATGACGGTATGTCTTAAGTACCCAAATACTTCCAACTCACCTGtactggtgctgctgccctgccctgaaGCCGAGTCTGCAACGGGGCCACTGAGATCTTCCACACATGAAGGGACTGATGCCAGTAAACCTAGAGAAACGCAAGATCATCATAatagaaacaagaaatatttgggCTGGGATAAGCCTTTCACATGCAGACACCTTTGTGATCACAAACCAGCACGTGTCATATTCTATGTCATATTAAAGAcaaaatcttttgctttttttgttgcttaCAGAGCCCCCTGTAGCGTGACAGCTGCTGGTAGATCTGCTTCATGCGTTCGATGTTCAACCGACTGGTCTCAGCATGGTTCACCATGGGTTTGGGGTAGTCCACCCCAATGATGCACTTGGCTGCCTTCTGCACAGACTCTGGGGCATTCCACGGTTCGTAGATGTATCGTGCGGGGAAGCCCTTTAGTTTGGGCAGATACCTCCTGCAACAAGTTAAAAGATGCACACAAACCACTTAAAGTACAGCAAGATAGCACCCATGGTGCACAGGAAGTACCATATCAGCTACTGAATGACTCAGGCTGACAGATCAAGCAAGAAAGAAGCTCCAGACACTCTACTTACTTAACGTAGTCACCGCTGGGGTCTGTGCGACGTCCAAAGCCCACGGGGCAGTAACAGTGGAAGAATTGCTGGAAGAACGCGCTGCATGAAAGCCACATCCAGCTGCCTGCATTGACACTGAAATCTGCATCCAGCAACAATTCATCAAATACCTGCAGCAATTGAAGGAGAATGCAGTGAGAGCTTCCCCAGCTAGGGCTTCTTGCCAGGAGAAACCAAGAGGCCAGTTCAAAGGGCAAGCACTGAACAGCTCTCAGaaaccaaagcagcagcaaagaggcAATCTGCTGGCTCAAGCCAGGTGGCTGGTCAATATATCACACTTCCTGACACCTTCACATAGGGAGGCACTGTCTGCTCACACTGATACAATGCTGGATAATCTCTCATGCAGCTACAAACTAAATCACTACCTAGTGTTACAGCAAGCCTTGGGTATTGATTCTAACTGGGGAGGTGTAACAAGTGCAAAGCACCAACTGTGAGAAGCCGGCAGACGCTGAACAGAAGACCAAGCAccaaagcaggaagaaagagcCCCTCTGAATGTCCCAGAGCTCACTGCCACTCCAAGAAGCGGGCAGGTTGCAGCAGTAACTCGCTCACATCCATGCACAGATGCAGCACTTTTAGCACCTGACTCTGACACACTTTCAGCTACGCTCTGCTTTGACAGCCTTCTGACAAGACGCTGCTTCTGCCTCTACTTTCTGCATAGGGCAATATGTGCACCCAGTAAGTTCAAGCTGTTTGTCCCTTCCAATGTCCCAAAAAGAGTGGCTTTTACCTCTTTTCTTGAGAGAATCTAGACTCAGATTTCACAGTCACGGAGCGTTCCCTGACTGGCACGATGATGGATTACACAATGAGGAGAAAGGTCCAGTTACAAAGATACATTGAACTTGCAAAGGAAACAGACGGACTGATAGCATTTTACCAAAATAGCtcccccaaacccaaacccaaatcCCAGTCCTTGTTTACCAGTGGGACCCACTAACAGTTAGCTGTGGTAACTGGAGACTCTTGATACTGTTTGATCCCTCGTGGTAGAAGGCAGACTGTTGGCAGGCCAGGAGCCTGCTAACAACTCCTGTCTTCCACACAACTTTTACATGCCAAGCAAAAGCCATACCTGTGTGCCAATCCTTGCAGCAAGTGCCAGGGAGACTTTGCTTTCCTTATGGCCTCCTACAAGCCTCTGGAAATGCCAGACTCACCCTGACTCCTGACTCCCAGCTGATCCAGAGGTCGCCCCTGGTAAGGAAGCAGGCCACAGCGTGCCTGGCCAAATGGTGGATCCACCCCTCCTGCCTCAGTTGGGTCATGATTGCATCGATCCAAGGGAAACCTGTCTTGCCCTCTGCCCACTTTGCCAAGGCTTCAGGGTTCTTGTCCCAGGGGATCTGAATGCAGATGGGGTTCCCCTCCATGCGATCAAACTTTGGGTTGTTTGTGGCTGCTGTGTAGAAAAATTCCCTCCATAGAAGCTGTCCGTACAGAGAGAGGGGAGGAGTGCTGTTCCGCTTCACCTGCAGAGGAAGGAACAAAGGCATTCACAAGCAGGGGAGGACTGGCTTCATTATGCTGAGCTGCAAGACACCCATGCATTTACACACAATTCTCAGGTCTGATACTGACAACTTCCATAAAGGAGCTCAATTCCAGATCATCCTTTAGCAGAAACCCCGGGTGGTGAAGTCAGAGCATGCTTTTAGCCCACTCAGTACGCTGGCAAGTGACTTGAGCCACCCATAACCAACAGTAAAAAGCCCGACGTGGCTCATGACAGGAGTCCAGGCTGAAGAACAGGGTACCAGCAGGTATAAGGGCTGCTCAACTACATACAGGAAAATCACTTCTCCTTACCCAAGAGACTCTTCTGTACCAGCAACAAGCTTTACCCAACAGTCGAACACAAGTGATGCAATTGCTGATTTTGCAGCTGTTCCAGCACGCTGTCTTGGAACCAGAATCAAGCTATGCTCAAAACCAGACAACCTTTTGTCTTACCTTCTTATACAGCTCCCAGAGACGATAGTAAAATAAGCGGCAGGACAAACAGCCAAAACGCAGGTAGGGACTGAGTCCTGTCGGGCTGGCCAGCAAGGAATTGGCGTTCATCCTCGGTCTTTCGTAATTTGCAACCCATGCCTAAATACATTCAGGAGAAATTAgccccaaaagaaaataaatcccaaactGTCAGCCACTGCTAAAGGGCAGGCCTCTGTGCAGGTGGCACGGTCACTCAGGTGTGGCAGCACAACCTCTTTTATTCATTTCCAGCCACCACTGGGAGAGATCTCAGGTGGACAGCTCCAACCCCACACcccatacatgtatttctgcagctgggTCAGCTTCCGTGACTGTGACATTGTTTGCCTCATGCGTACTATAGTGAAGAACACAAGCCCCATAGAATAAATTTGGGTATTTCAGCTAGGGGCTAGAGGAATACCGCTCAGTGAGATATGAAGAGACTGATGTACAACGGGAAGGTACTCTTTTATGAGCATGTGCTCCTAGTAACTCAGATAAAGACAAAAGGAGATGGTGCATAGCGTGCAGCACAGATGGAGCAACTTGCAGGAGGGTTTCCAAGTTTGCGTTCCTCTAAAGGAAACAGTGGGAGGAAAACCAAGGAAAAGAATCCTATGTGCTTCTAACAGCAGTATAGTTAATATACAGCTCTTCTTCTTCACGTCTGAAGAAGCCCAGGAACTCCCCGCTCCACAAACAGCCTAAGATGGCAGGAGTACttgaaaaataccaaatgcCCCTGCCATAGGGCAATGTAGTGACCGTTGCTAAGATGAGCAGGAAAAGAGAGCAATGGCTGATGcaacacattttttgtttggaCCCACAGCCTGCAGGAATGACCACGTAAATAGCAGGGGGTTACCTTTCTTTCCAAGTGTTTATCCAGCCGCGCCAAAGCTTCtgtctcccctccctgccaaaCTGCAGGAGCAAGACCCTCTGTGGGGAAGCCTGAAGGAAAGAACTTAGTAAGATTTGAAGCCAAGTCTACACAAATGATACAGATGTGAACAAATGTAAGCAATGGCAAAACAAGTTAAAATACTGCAGTTGCTTATCATGGCTTATTTGCTGCTCTAGTCTTTCTACAGCAAGCCAGTCATTTGGAATATGAGGAAAACCTGTTCACAACACTGAGACTGCCAGGCTCGCTCCCTGCAACGCTTCAGGCAACTTTCTGGGGACCTTCCCCACTGGCCACATCCCAATTAGCCTGTGTATTGGCAATACCCGCAGGGCTCTTTGTTCCTTGGGCCACAGCAGCTGGCGAAGGAACGCATGCTTCACAGGTTTGCCTTATGAAATATCTTGCCACGACCACCAGCTGCTCACTAGAGAGCCTGTTGCTCCTCAAAAGGCTCATTTTCTGTGGAAAGCTGGTGCTTTAGTGATGAAGAACCAGCACAAAAGCGGAAGCAATAATGCATTTTCCTTGCAGTGCAAGCTGGCTGACAAAGGAGCTTCCCCTGACAGTGAGTAGACCAATGTAAGGTTGCAGGTCTTGCACAAGGCCAGACAACAAAGGAAGCAGATCTATCCAGGACTGCAGCCCTTAGGATAGTCTTGTTTGAGAAGTCCCCCTTTTCCGTAACTCTTAAGGTACAAGGTGACACTCCCACGAAACCAGCACGGAGCCTCCagagccacacacacacagacagtaTTCTGCATTAACCTTTCCTTCCCTTGCATTTAAATTCACTTCCTTGACGTAGGCCTCGCATTTCTCATGCCTCAGTTCTCTAtttatcctcctcctccccaaaaaaTACAGGTATATAAGGAAGAGGAGGCAAACACCAAGTTTCCAAGAACGAAAAAGCATAGCAGGATAAGTGAAAGAAGTTTCAGTAATATCTTTTGTCTTGCTAAGCTCTCAAGTCGGTGGTGCTTGGCAACAAGTGAATGACATGATGTGTGCCTGGTACAGAGTTTACCTCTTCAGGTCTGTTACACAACCTGTCtaggacagcagctgggaaggacACGAGACACTGATACAGTGGTTGT is a genomic window containing:
- the CRY2 gene encoding cryptochrome-2 isoform X2 — encoded protein: MAAAAAAPSRSVHWFRRGLRLHDNPALQEALRGAASLRCIYILDPWFAASSAVGINRWRFLLQSLEDLDNSLRKLNSRLFVVRGQPTDVFPRLFKEWGVTRLTFEYDSEPFGKERDAAIVKLAKEAGVEVVIENSHTLYDLDRIIELNGNKPPLTYKRFQAIISRMELPKKPVSSVTSQQMETCKVDIQENHDDVYGVPSLEELGFPTEGLAPAVWQGGETEALARLDKHLERKAWVANYERPRMNANSLLASPTGLSPYLRFGCLSCRLFYYRLWELYKKVKRNSTPPLSLYGQLLWREFFYTAATNNPKFDRMEGNPICIQIPWDKNPEALAKWAEGKTGFPWIDAIMTQLRQEGWIHHLARHAVACFLTRGDLWISWESGVRVFDELLLDADFSVNAGSWMWLSCSAFFQQFFHCYCPVGFGRRTDPSGDYVKRYLPKLKGFPARYIYEPWNAPESVQKAAKCIIGVDYPKPMVNHAETSRLNIERMKQIYQQLSRYRGLCLLASVPSCVEDLSGPVADSASGQGSSTSTVRLPQSDQASPKRKHEGAEELCTEELYKRAKVTGLPASEIPGKSL
- the CRY2 gene encoding cryptochrome-2 isoform X1, with the translated sequence MAAAAAAPSRSVHWFRRGLRLHDNPALQEALRGAASLRCIYILDPWFAASSAVGINRWRFLLQSLEDLDNSLRKLNSRLFVVRGQPTDVFPRLFKEWGVTRLTFEYDSEPFGKERDAAIVKLAKEAGVEVVIENSHTLYDLDRIIELNGNKPPLTYKRFQAIISRMELPKKPVSSVTSQQMETCKVDIQENHDDVYGVPSLEELGFPTEGLAPAVWQGGETEALARLDKHLERKAWVANYERPRMNANSLLASPTGLSPYLRFGCLSCRLFYYRLWELYKKVKRNSTPPLSLYGQLLWREFFYTAATNNPKFDRMEGNPICIQIPWDKNPEALAKWAEGKTGFPWIDAIMTQLRQEGWIHHLARHAVACFLTRGDLWISWESGVRVFDELLLDADFSVNAGSWMWLSCSAFFQQFFHCYCPVGFGRRTDPSGDYVKRYLPKLKGFPARYIYEPWNAPESVQKAAKCIIGVDYPKPMVNHAETSRLNIERMKQIYQQLSRYRGLCLLASVPSCVEDLSGPVADSASGQGSSTSTAVRLPQSDQASPKRKHEGAEELCTEELYKRAKVTGLPASEIPGKSL